In Bacillota bacterium, one genomic interval encodes:
- a CDS encoding flagellar hook capping protein: MAVKVEATGAQEQVRTSTALRPGGELGKDAFLKILLAQIQNQDPLKPTDSTAMVAQLAQFSTLEQLQNLNTKLDQLVEGQLLGDFSSVIGKTIAYLGENDEPKVGLAESLLWRGRESLLRINGELVPLNRLLEIGGGK, encoded by the coding sequence TTGGCCGTGAAAGTCGAAGCAACAGGGGCACAGGAGCAAGTAAGGACATCGACCGCATTGCGACCGGGGGGGGAGCTAGGCAAGGATGCCTTCCTAAAGATTTTGCTCGCCCAGATTCAAAATCAAGACCCGCTTAAGCCGACGGATAGCACGGCCATGGTGGCGCAACTGGCGCAGTTTAGTACCCTAGAGCAACTGCAAAATCTTAATACCAAACTAGACCAACTGGTAGAGGGGCAGCTCCTTGGCGATTTTAGCTCCGTCATTGGCAAGACCATCGCCTACTTGGGTGAAAATGATGAGCCTAAAGTCGGTCTAGCTGAGTCGCTGCTCTGGCGCGGCAGAGAGAGCCTGCTACGGATAAATGGAGAACTGGTGCCCTTAAACAGGCTACTAGAAATAGGAGGAGGTAAGTAG